The nucleotide sequence GGGCCAACCCCTGGCGCCCGTCTTTTGGGGCCGCTTTTACGATCCCGAGCGTCCGGACTACGGCCCGCCGCATGCCAGTTCGACCGGTGTTTACATCGAAGGCCTGGCTGCCGCCCTGACGCTCGCGACCGAGGCGAGCGAGACCTCGCGGGCCGCGCGCTACGAACGCGCGATTTGGCGCGCCGCGCGCAATCTTCGACAACTTCAGTTCAAGGACGAGGTCGACGCCTTCTACATCCAACGACGCCCGCGGGTGCTGGGCGGTCTGCGTACCGAGGCCTACAACAACGAGATCCGGGTGGACAACGTCCAACATGGCTTGATGGGACTGATGGCCGTACGCAGCCTCCTGCGCCAAACCAGTCTACAAGCCGCCGAAGTCGCCTGTTCCGACCGATAGCGCCCCGGTACTTCTATCCATCGACTTCTCGATCGTCCCCATCGGTCCCGTCGCGGCCCGTCGAGGAGACCGGCTCGTCAATCAGCTTCAACGGCCAGGCGAAAAAGGCGAGCCGTGCGGGGCTGAAGCTCCCCAAGGCAGTCTCGCTTTGCTTTTGCCGGGATCGGCTGCCTGCCGAGAAACCGTCGGCTGCCGGGGACGGGGAGGTCGAGGTCGTGGAGTCGGTCTTTCGGAAGGGGGATGCACTCACGGGATCGCTCTCCTGCGTAGCCGATGGGCATTAGAGGCGGCGGTATCGGCCGCAGCCTCCATGAGCATCCCGACAACGAACCGGACCGCCGCTTTATTCCCGAGCGCTCTACTGCCGAGCAGCGGACGTGCAGCGGCAACGCTAGGGGCTGCCGTTGCACACCGGCTCGGCCTGCAACAGGCCGTGGCCGAAGATCGGATCGTAGCCGGTCTTGCCCAGGTCGCGGGCCCGCTCTTCCAGCAGAGTCTTGAGCTCCTCGACCGACGGCCGGCCGAATTGTGCTGAGAGATCCGTGGCGGCGGCGGCAACGAAAGTCGCGGCATAGGACGTACCGCTTCGCGCTGCACCGCCGAAAGCCGTCGGCGCCCAGACATCTACCCCAGGAGCCGCCAGCGACAGATAGTTGCCGCGGTTGGCACTGCGGAACGGCCGCAGATCACGATCGATGGCAGTTACGGCGATCGCTCCCGGATAGGCGGCAGGATAAGCTGGATCGGCCGATGGCCCATCATTGCCCGCCGCGGCGACAACCAAGATGCCCCGGCGGGTCAGGGCCGACATGGCGCGCTCCACAAGGGCATTGGCTGGACCGGCGAGACTCATGTTGATGACCGGCAAGTCGAAGCCAGCCAACCAATCGAGGGCTTGCAGGATATCGGTCGTGCTGGCCACCGGTTGACCTTGTGCGTCCCGGTGAAAAACATCGGCGGCGTAGAGCGTCGCTTCGGGCAGGAGGCCCGGCGTTTCGCTCTCGGTCGCGCCGACCAAAAGCCCGGCAATCGCAGTGCCATGGTCGGAAAACGAGGGAGGCATGCGCTTCTCGTTGAATCGACGCGTACGGATCCGCTGCCCCTGCAGAGCCGGAGCATTGGTCGCAATCGCCGTATCGACGATACCCAACGCGAGCCCGGCACCACAACCGACACCGGCGGGGGGAAGCCAACCAACCAGGTTCTGCTGGTCACAAGCGGGGCCGCGGCAGTCGGCTTGAGCCAGACTGTAGACATGGTTCGGCGCCAAGGCGGTTGCCCCGAGACCGGATAGAGCCGCCTGAGCTTCGGCGTAGGAAACCGCGCCCAGCGAAAAACCGGTCACGGAGAGTCCGAGGTTCGCGTAGGTCGTTGCCAGACGTGGCGTCAGACCGAGCTGAACTGCGGCCGCAAAGACTTCGGGCGTGGCATCCAGCGCCAAAAGATCGGCAACATCCTGACCATCTCCACCGTCGGCCTCAGTGGTTGTCGGAGCCGTTTCATCATCATCATCATCATCATCGTCGTCATCATCATCGTCGTCAGCGTCATCATCATCATCATCGTCAGTGTCGGCGGCGCTGTTGTCGTCATCATCACCGTCGTCATCGCCGCCGTCGTCGCCATCACCGTCGCCGTCCCCGTCGCCATCACCGTCGCCGTCCCCATCACCGTCGCCGTCCCCGTCGCCATCACCGTCGCCGTCCCCATCACCGTCCCCGTCACCATCACCGTCCCCGTCCCCGTCCCCGTCGCCGTCCCCATCACCGTCCCCGTCGGCAAAGGCCGGGGCCGGGGCCAACAGCAGAGAGGGCGTTTCAGGAAAAGCAGATGGTTCGAGGAACGCGAAGACGACCAGGCAGACCCCACTCAAAAGGCGGCGGCGCAAAAACGTTGTGCCTCTCGCGAGGGGGGCAGGTACGGCGGGCCGCGGTATCGACGGGTCTCTGCGGCATTCGGACGATGACATTGCGGAAGAATCCCTGGTTGCAGGTGGTGCCGTGTAACAACGGATGATCGGGCAAGTTTAATCCAGCCTCACCCGGTAAATTTCTGCATCGAACTGCAATTGCGCTTACAATCTTGTTCTTCGCGGGGGCTTGGGAATAGATGCGTCATCTGGCGCGTTGTCTGCCCAGAACAACTGCATCGGGTGCGAGAGCCGTGAAGCAAGAACAAGAGATAAAAAAGGAACTGGTCGCGCTCCTGCCGCGTTTGCGGCGTTTCGCAACTGCACTGACCGGGACCCAGCACGAAGCGGACGACGTCGTTCAAGCGGCCTGCGAACGCGCTCTGACACGGCTGGATCAGTGGCGGGAAGGAACTCGACTGGACTCCTGGATGTTCCGAATCGTGCAGACGGTTTGGATCGACCGCTGCCGGGCCGAAAAGCTGCGCCGGCCGGCCGGCGATCTCGATAGTGTCGCCAGCATAAGCGGAGAAGACGGCAGGGCCGTTGCCGAGTCCAGAATCGAACTGGCACGGGTGCGCAAGCTGATTGCTCGCTTGCCTGAAGAGCAGCGTACCGTACTTTCGCTGGTGTCCATAGACGGCTGCAGCTACCGGCAGGCCGCCGAGTCTCTGAACATTCCCATCGGTACTGTGATGAGCCGCCTTGCACGCGCAAGGCGCGCCCTGGCCGAGGCCTTGAATGGCCCGACGAACAGCCCCTGGGGCAAGGTGGCAGGAGAAGGAGCATGAGCGACATGGGGGCACAGTTGAGTGACGAGAGGCTGGTTGCCTATGCCGACGGGGAGCTTCCAGAGCAGGAGGCGTTTGAAATCGAACAGGCGCTGATGGAGAACCCGGCTGCCGGGGCACGTCTCCGCGCCCTGGTCGAAGCAGGAGAAATGGCCCGTCTTGCTTTCGCCGCGATCACCGAAGAGCCGGTTCCAGAGCGGCTGCGTGCGGCAATCATGGATGCGCCGACGGCCATGAACGCCCCGACATCTGCGGATGAACCTGCGGCTACACCGGCAGAGGATGGCGCAGACAACGTGGTACGCCTGCCTCGGCGCCAAAACCGCCAGCAAACCGTCTGGCGGCCCGTGGCCCTGGCGGCATCCCTTGCGGTTGCGGTCGCGGCCGGGGTTTTCGCCTGGCTGCCCGGCGGCGAGAATGGCCAAACCGGCAACGGCCTGGCACCGCAACTCGCGGCTGCTCTGTCGCAAACGCCCAGCTACGAGCCGATTCAACTCGCTGACGGAGAACTGACCGTGCTCGGCAGCTTCCGCAGTCAAGACAATCGCTTCTGCCGGGAGTTCGAACGACTGTCGGACGGGGGTGGGGAGCGCGGCCTCGTCTGCCGCTCTGGGCCTCAGGCCGACTGGCAGATGGTCGCCGGCAGCTCAATTCCGCCGGCCGCCACGACTGAGACCGGCAGCTTCCGCCCGGCGGGGGCTGGCGACGAAGACCCCGTTGCCGCTGCGGTCGACCGTCTGCAAGCCGGCCCGGTGCTCTCCGCCGACGAAGAGCAGCGCGAACTGGGATTGTAAAGATACAAGCGGACAACCGCCTGCAAGAGGCTCCTAACAGCCCTTGCCCGGCACTTTCAATCCGCCTCGCCTAGTCTGCCGCGTCGTCGTCCTGGCGCCAGCGGGCGGCGGCTTCATCGTCACTGCTCCGTGCGTCCACCCAGCTACGCGCGCCGCCTTGGCTCTCCTCGACTTTCCAAAAAGGCGCTTTGGTCTTCAGCCAGTCGATCAGAAAATGGCAGGCTTCGAAGGCCGCTTCACGATGGGGGCTGGCACAGGCAACCAGGACGATCTGCTCACCCGGTTCCATCCGGCCGTAGCGATGGACGATCAGCGAGGCCTCCAACGGCCAGCGTGCCTGGGCCTCGGCCTCAATCCTCTCCAGCATGCGCTCGGTCATGCCTGGATAGTGTTCCAAGGTCATGGCGGCCAGTTCCGGCGTTTCCGCCATGTCGCGCACCAGACCGACGAAGGAGGTCAGACCGCCGACCCGACGATTGCCTGCCGTGAGCGCCTTCAGTTCCGCACTGAGATCGAAGTCTTCTCGCTGGACTCTGACGGCCATGGCTATGCCCTCATCCGCCCGTCACCGGCGGGAAGAGGGCCACCTCGTCACCTGGCTTCACAAGATCGCTTGGGCGCGCGTATTCCTGATTGACCGCCACGCGGATCGCCGTGCGGTCGGCCAATGCCTCGGCAAAGCCCTCACCACGACCCTCCAGCCAGCTCAGCAACTCGCCGACGGTGGCGACTTCGGCCGGTGGCTGGACTTCTTCTTCGGAACAGCCGGTTTTTTGCTTCAGCCAAGCAAAGTACAACAGCTTCACAGGCGCGCTCATGGGGTCACCTCGCTGAAGGGCAGAAATTCGACG is from Algihabitans albus and encodes:
- a CDS encoding anti-sigma factor family protein; its protein translation is MSDMGAQLSDERLVAYADGELPEQEAFEIEQALMENPAAGARLRALVEAGEMARLAFAAITEEPVPERLRAAIMDAPTAMNAPTSADEPAATPAEDGADNVVRLPRRQNRQQTVWRPVALAASLAVAVAAGVFAWLPGGENGQTGNGLAPQLAAALSQTPSYEPIQLADGELTVLGSFRSQDNRFCREFERLSDGGGERGLVCRSGPQADWQMVAGSSIPPAATTETGSFRPAGAGDEDPVAAAVDRLQAGPVLSADEEQRELGL
- a CDS encoding RNA polymerase sigma factor, which encodes MKQEQEIKKELVALLPRLRRFATALTGTQHEADDVVQAACERALTRLDQWREGTRLDSWMFRIVQTVWIDRCRAEKLRRPAGDLDSVASISGEDGRAVAESRIELARVRKLIARLPEEQRTVLSLVSIDGCSYRQAAESLNIPIGTVMSRLARARRALAEALNGPTNSPWGKVAGEGA
- a CDS encoding S8 family serine peptidase; the encoded protein is MRRRLLSGVCLVVFAFLEPSAFPETPSLLLAPAPAFADGDGDGDGDGDGDGDGDGDGDGDGDGDGDGDGDGDGDGDGDGDGDGDGDGDGDDGGDDDGDDDDNSAADTDDDDDDDADDDDDDDDDDDDDDETAPTTTEADGGDGQDVADLLALDATPEVFAAAVQLGLTPRLATTYANLGLSVTGFSLGAVSYAEAQAALSGLGATALAPNHVYSLAQADCRGPACDQQNLVGWLPPAGVGCGAGLALGIVDTAIATNAPALQGQRIRTRRFNEKRMPPSFSDHGTAIAGLLVGATESETPGLLPEATLYAADVFHRDAQGQPVASTTDILQALDWLAGFDLPVINMSLAGPANALVERAMSALTRRGILVVAAAGNDGPSADPAYPAAYPGAIAVTAIDRDLRPFRSANRGNYLSLAAPGVDVWAPTAFGGAARSGTSYAATFVAAAATDLSAQFGRPSVEELKTLLEERARDLGKTGYDPIFGHGLLQAEPVCNGSP
- a CDS encoding molybdenum cofactor biosynthesis protein MoaE, translating into MAVRVQREDFDLSAELKALTAGNRRVGGLTSFVGLVRDMAETPELAAMTLEHYPGMTERMLERIEAEAQARWPLEASLIVHRYGRMEPGEQIVLVACASPHREAAFEACHFLIDWLKTKAPFWKVEESQGGARSWVDARSSDDEAAARWRQDDDAAD
- the moaD gene encoding molybdopterin converting factor subunit 1, with amino-acid sequence MKLLYFAWLKQKTGCSEEEVQPPAEVATVGELLSWLEGRGEGFAEALADRTAIRVAVNQEYARPSDLVKPGDEVALFPPVTGG